The following coding sequences are from one Streptomyces sp. NBC_00536 window:
- a CDS encoding AvrD family protein, with product MSAATQTETPVETPVETPVETPQKLFLKSVDDYLGPGEGRFFSRGYQRAEYLVRDLVSTPVTIERPGIRATVDVSYPADWSRKKNGTDLRPHLSTVDALVLGVQLAELHLVHAYGLTGEARGTMRLRKVVLRAGGAPQEDLLRIPASSRLVRTDDVPGVPGRRLSVHDGAVGELRVRCEIEHDEGVRAEDEGVFNSLDEGLGEGVRRFYGDGFKRRRHVIRDVVVDMEELSATAGVHFVPGPAEGSGGPGALGVDAATEPSVSLVDAFVVNLQLVQVLMYELDQVNRASSNTLWMMQTVLTAADTALPLPTRGDEAQTASARLTAKRVLPLRGGVWRSVDIEAGLGGVGVRASFAHELPPEAAASAT from the coding sequence GTGTCCGCCGCAACACAGACCGAGACCCCGGTCGAAACCCCGGTCGAGACCCCGGTCGAAACTCCGCAGAAGCTGTTCCTGAAGTCGGTCGACGACTATCTCGGGCCCGGCGAGGGCCGCTTCTTCTCCCGCGGCTACCAGCGGGCCGAGTACCTGGTCCGCGACCTCGTCTCCACCCCGGTCACCATCGAACGGCCGGGCATCCGGGCCACCGTGGACGTCAGCTACCCGGCCGACTGGTCCCGCAAGAAGAACGGTACGGACCTGCGCCCCCACCTCAGCACGGTGGACGCGCTGGTCCTGGGCGTCCAGCTCGCCGAGCTGCACCTGGTCCACGCCTACGGACTGACCGGCGAAGCCCGCGGCACCATGCGGCTGCGCAAGGTGGTCCTGCGGGCGGGCGGAGCGCCGCAGGAGGACCTCCTGCGGATCCCCGCCTCCTCCCGTCTGGTCCGCACCGACGACGTCCCCGGGGTGCCGGGGCGGCGGCTGTCCGTCCACGACGGCGCGGTCGGCGAGTTGCGGGTGCGCTGCGAGATCGAGCACGACGAGGGCGTACGGGCCGAGGACGAGGGCGTCTTCAACAGCCTGGACGAGGGCCTCGGCGAGGGCGTGCGCCGCTTCTACGGCGACGGCTTCAAGCGCCGGCGCCACGTCATCCGTGACGTGGTCGTCGACATGGAGGAGCTGTCGGCCACGGCCGGGGTGCACTTCGTCCCCGGCCCGGCCGAGGGCTCCGGCGGGCCCGGGGCGCTGGGCGTCGACGCGGCCACCGAACCGTCGGTGTCGCTCGTGGACGCCTTCGTGGTCAACCTCCAGCTGGTCCAGGTGCTGATGTACGAACTGGACCAGGTCAACCGGGCGTCCAGCAACACCCTGTGGATGATGCAGACCGTGCTCACCGCGGCGGACACGGCCCTGCCGTTGCCGACCCGCGGGGACGAGGCGCAGACCGCGTCCGCGCGGCTGACCGCCAAGCGGGTGCTGCCGCTGCGGGGCGGGGTCTGGCGCAGCGTGGACATCGAGGCGGGCCTCGGCGGAGTCGGCGTGCGGGCCTCGTTCGCACACGAACTCCCGCCGGAGGCAGCGGCCTCGGCCACCTGA
- a CDS encoding HAD family hydrolase, whose amino-acid sequence MNGYRTAFFDVDGTLTTAPSMFRFLRHYLAALGNPPHEYTSRRRELKAMNQVGCPRTVTNRAYFANLEGAFATEVSFHAEDWFRDELRSGSFFHEHGVAALRRHQDDGTRIVLVSGSFPAVLDPIAEHLGADEVWCTEPDIAWGRYTGRLTRPPMLAEAKAEVVRAVAARHRTTPAECIAYGDHVSDLPMLRAAGSAVVVGGDKVLRTHARIHGWSLLPAAPVPPALDLPMWHTAQHTAAHDEVKEVESV is encoded by the coding sequence GTGAACGGCTACCGCACCGCATTCTTCGACGTGGACGGCACTCTCACGACCGCCCCGAGCATGTTCCGCTTCCTGCGCCACTACCTCGCCGCGCTGGGCAACCCGCCCCACGAGTACACCAGCCGCCGCCGCGAACTCAAGGCGATGAACCAGGTCGGCTGCCCCCGTACGGTCACCAACCGCGCCTACTTCGCCAACCTCGAAGGCGCCTTCGCCACCGAGGTCTCCTTCCACGCCGAGGACTGGTTCCGCGACGAACTGCGCTCCGGCTCCTTCTTCCACGAACACGGTGTCGCCGCCCTGCGCCGCCACCAGGACGACGGCACCCGGATCGTCCTCGTCTCCGGCTCCTTCCCCGCCGTCCTCGACCCGATAGCCGAGCACCTCGGCGCCGACGAGGTCTGGTGCACCGAGCCCGACATCGCCTGGGGCCGGTACACGGGCCGGCTCACCCGGCCCCCGATGCTCGCCGAGGCCAAGGCCGAGGTGGTCCGGGCCGTCGCCGCCCGCCACCGCACGACACCGGCCGAGTGCATCGCGTACGGAGACCACGTGTCCGACCTGCCGATGCTCAGGGCCGCCGGGTCCGCGGTGGTCGTCGGAGGCGACAAGGTCCTGCGCACCCACGCACGTATCCACGGGTGGTCCCTGCTGCCCGCCGCGCCGGTCCCCCCGGCGCTCGACCTGCCGATGTGGCACACGGCCCAGCACACGGCCGCTCACGACGAGGTGAAAGAGGTGGAAAGCGTATGA
- a CDS encoding SDR family NAD(P)-dependent oxidoreductase, with translation MSTEHAEAAQVAEAAQHIDAARGGGADEPGEGRVAVVSGGSRGLGRVLAERLLAAGWRVATFSRKPNEFTEETAAALPETFLWQSVDLHEAAEIRQFTKAVRDRFGRVDLLVNNAGVLHQELFLTIAPQRIEDLLAANLTAPVHLTQACARLMMRGGGSIVNISSINAIRGYRGVAVYAAAKAGLEGFGRALARELGPVGIRVNTVTPGFFDSELTSDVTERNREKIQHRTPLGRLGSAEEIADAVLYLASSQARFITGQSLVIDGGITC, from the coding sequence GTGAGCACCGAGCACGCGGAGGCCGCGCAGGTTGCCGAGGCCGCGCAGCACATCGACGCCGCGCGCGGGGGCGGCGCCGACGAGCCGGGGGAGGGGCGGGTCGCCGTCGTCAGCGGCGGCAGCCGGGGCCTGGGCCGGGTGCTCGCCGAGCGGCTGCTCGCCGCGGGATGGCGGGTCGCCACCTTCAGCCGCAAGCCCAACGAGTTCACCGAGGAGACGGCCGCGGCCCTGCCCGAGACCTTCCTCTGGCAGTCGGTGGACCTCCACGAGGCCGCGGAGATCCGGCAGTTCACCAAGGCGGTGCGCGACCGCTTCGGCCGGGTCGACCTCCTCGTCAACAACGCGGGGGTGCTCCACCAGGAGCTGTTCCTCACCATCGCCCCCCAGCGGATCGAGGACCTGCTCGCCGCGAACCTGACCGCCCCCGTGCACCTGACCCAGGCGTGCGCCCGGCTGATGATGCGCGGCGGCGGATCCATCGTGAACATCTCCTCCATCAACGCCATCCGCGGCTACCGCGGAGTCGCCGTCTACGCGGCGGCCAAGGCGGGCCTGGAGGGGTTCGGCCGGGCACTCGCCCGGGAACTGGGGCCCGTGGGCATCAGGGTCAACACCGTGACCCCCGGGTTCTTCGACAGCGAGCTGACCTCGGACGTCACCGAGCGGAACCGGGAAAAGATCCAGCACCGGACTCCGCTGGGCCGGCTCGGCAGCGCGGAGGAGATCGCCGACGCGGTCCTCTACCTCGCCTCTTCACAGGCACGTTTCATCACCGGTCAGTCATTGGTCATCGACGGAGGAATCACATGCTGA
- a CDS encoding AAA family ATPase has translation MRLSVSGTYSAGKTSTATALASYTGLAFAPARPIREILPDAVPGKALAEVTPAEYLQLAVRRHVGRVQNEARLGARGAGFVSDGSSLQEWIYAAARVRFGMDPAAPAATAPATAAMGFFAEAVDQLGHAMRQHVKETYEGFVHLRATAGAVKPGGHRRMHPEFRAFCDDMLLQALVDLDVTYHVVEGTRPERLEKIADLFGLPVVRSADEAIELAARAYESIDWRLEGERAQSAASLVAAAAGGTTK, from the coding sequence ATGCGGCTGTCCGTGTCCGGTACCTATTCCGCGGGGAAGACCTCCACGGCCACCGCCCTCGCCTCCTACACCGGTCTTGCCTTCGCCCCCGCCCGGCCCATCCGGGAGATACTGCCCGACGCCGTGCCCGGCAAGGCGCTCGCCGAGGTGACGCCCGCCGAGTACCTCCAGCTCGCCGTGCGCCGGCACGTCGGCCGGGTGCAGAACGAGGCGCGCCTCGGGGCGCGGGGCGCCGGATTCGTGTCCGACGGTTCCTCGCTCCAGGAGTGGATCTACGCGGCGGCCCGCGTCCGCTTCGGGATGGATCCCGCCGCGCCCGCCGCCACCGCGCCGGCCACCGCGGCCATGGGGTTCTTCGCCGAGGCCGTCGACCAGCTCGGCCACGCGATGCGCCAGCACGTGAAGGAGACCTACGAGGGCTTCGTGCACCTGCGGGCCACGGCCGGGGCGGTCAAGCCCGGCGGGCACCGCCGGATGCACCCCGAGTTCCGCGCGTTCTGCGACGACATGCTGCTCCAGGCCCTGGTGGACCTCGACGTGACCTACCACGTCGTCGAGGGCACCCGCCCGGAGCGGCTGGAGAAGATCGCCGACCTGTTCGGGCTGCCCGTCGTACGGTCCGCCGACGAGGCGATCGAACTGGCGGCCCGCGCGTACGAGTCCATCGACTGGCGGCTGGAGGGCGAGCGCGCGCAGAGCGCCGCCTCCCTCGTCGCCGCGGCCGCCGGAGGGACCACCAAATGA
- a CDS encoding MFS transporter gives MTTETTPYARRWLMLPVVLAALFMAQFDLYVVNVAAPTLQRQLGAGPVALELIVAGYAFTYASGLITGGRLGDLFGSRVMFLGGALAFTLASLLCGIAQSPGQLVTARLLQGVTGAAMVPQVLALITGVFSPAERPRALAWFGFTVGVGAVAGQVLGGMLLQAGSSGLGWRAIFLVNVPAGLLTFLLARRLVPKRAAGAGARGGLDPVGAIGIPAGLALALVPMMLGGAKGWPLWTWLCLAAAVPVLAGTLGWERRLARRGGRPLLDLSLFRIRSFHRGLVVSGAVFGAFFSFMFALTLVLQSGLGLSPLAAGFSFAPLGLAFAGASMAARRIPPARAARTVLSGTLVAAAGLVVLLGELTWAADRISALRLLLPMVLIGLGNGLAVPALTGAVLTGVGPGQAGSAAGVLTTAQQFASAAGVALLGSVFFSVLGSGEGPSAYAIALRWVAGIGLVLVLVAAAASRALPRPEDEAKDKAKDKAEGAQEKNPNKILGKV, from the coding sequence ATGACCACCGAGACCACCCCCTACGCGCGCCGCTGGCTGATGCTGCCCGTCGTCCTGGCCGCGCTCTTCATGGCCCAGTTCGACCTCTACGTCGTCAACGTCGCCGCCCCCACCCTCCAGCGGCAGCTGGGCGCGGGCCCGGTCGCCCTCGAACTCATCGTCGCGGGCTACGCCTTCACCTACGCCAGCGGTCTGATCACCGGCGGCCGGCTCGGTGACCTCTTCGGCTCCCGCGTGATGTTCCTCGGCGGGGCGCTCGCCTTCACCCTCGCCTCGCTGCTCTGCGGGATCGCCCAGAGTCCCGGCCAGCTCGTCACCGCCCGGCTGCTCCAGGGCGTGACCGGCGCGGCCATGGTGCCTCAGGTGCTCGCCCTGATCACCGGGGTGTTCAGCCCCGCCGAACGGCCGCGCGCGCTGGCCTGGTTCGGCTTCACCGTCGGGGTCGGCGCGGTCGCCGGGCAGGTGCTCGGCGGGATGCTGCTCCAGGCCGGTTCCTCCGGGCTCGGCTGGCGGGCGATCTTCCTGGTCAACGTGCCCGCCGGGCTGCTGACCTTCCTGCTGGCCCGCCGCCTGGTGCCCAAGCGGGCCGCCGGAGCCGGGGCGCGCGGCGGGCTCGACCCCGTCGGGGCCATCGGCATCCCGGCCGGGCTCGCGCTGGCGCTCGTACCGATGATGCTCGGCGGGGCCAAGGGCTGGCCGCTGTGGACCTGGCTGTGCCTGGCCGCCGCGGTGCCCGTGCTCGCCGGGACCCTGGGGTGGGAGCGCAGGCTGGCCCGCCGGGGCGGGCGGCCGCTGCTGGACCTCTCGCTCTTCCGGATCCGCTCCTTCCACCGCGGTCTGGTGGTCAGCGGGGCGGTCTTCGGGGCGTTCTTCAGCTTCATGTTCGCCCTGACGCTGGTCCTCCAGTCCGGCCTCGGGCTGAGCCCGCTGGCCGCCGGGTTCTCCTTCGCCCCGCTCGGCCTCGCCTTCGCCGGGGCCTCCATGGCGGCGCGCCGGATCCCGCCCGCGCGGGCCGCCCGTACGGTCCTCAGCGGGACGCTGGTCGCCGCCGCGGGCCTGGTCGTCCTGCTCGGTGAACTCACCTGGGCCGCCGACCGGATCAGCGCCCTGCGGCTGCTGCTGCCGATGGTCCTGATCGGCCTCGGCAACGGGCTCGCGGTACCCGCCCTGACCGGCGCGGTGCTCACCGGAGTCGGCCCCGGCCAGGCCGGATCCGCCGCCGGAGTGCTCACCACGGCCCAGCAGTTCGCCAGCGCGGCCGGAGTGGCCCTGCTCGGCTCCGTCTTCTTCTCGGTGCTCGGCTCCGGGGAGGGCCCCAGCGCGTACGCGATCGCACTGCGCTGGGTCGCCGGGATCGGACTGGTCCTGGTGCTGGTCGCGGCCGCCGCGAGCCGGGCGCTGCCCCGGCCGGAGGACGAGGCCAAGGACAAGGCCAAGGACAAGGCCGAGGGCGCGCAAGAGAAGAACCCGAACAAGATTCTGGGGAAGGTGTGA
- a CDS encoding MFS transporter, producing MPTSVQAKPRRLGAILGLLAFAQMIIAIDYNIMFVALPDIGSDLGFSAQNLQWVISAYSVAFGGFLLLGGRATDLFGRKNMFLFGLFLYAASSIAGGLATDSWLLVAARVVQGLGGAFLAPATLSLVTTLFAEGTERNRALAVWGGAGGFGMVLGAILGGILTDALGWQAVMWVNVLCAGAAMAYGLTALPTTAKANATGFDLPGAVTGTVASTLLVFTLVNGPEAGWGSATTVGSLIAAVVMFAIFLTIESKTRAPMMPLRLFSNRNVSVGTTITFLFMATFGAYAYFLTQYWQVVQGYSAWATGFAFLLPSGCVLIGTVAAGKLMNSYGARKTLLIALTVGLVGTVALALTLTQDSSYAVIAAPLVVLSLGQGVIFTAMFAASTTGVANEDQGIGSGIATTGQQIGGAVGLAVLIAIAASAAGGDGATDPAKLTDGILTATWATAAGIALTFLATLALKKPSATQVAEAAAAPAEPAAAADPITVTAPVTERV from the coding sequence GTGCCCACCAGCGTGCAGGCCAAGCCGCGTCGTCTCGGAGCGATCCTCGGCCTGTTGGCCTTCGCCCAGATGATCATCGCGATCGACTACAACATCATGTTCGTGGCCCTGCCCGACATCGGCAGCGACCTCGGATTCTCCGCCCAGAACCTGCAGTGGGTGATCTCTGCCTACTCGGTCGCCTTCGGCGGCTTCCTGCTCCTCGGCGGACGCGCCACCGACCTGTTCGGCCGCAAGAACATGTTCCTCTTCGGCCTCTTCCTCTACGCGGCCTCCTCGATCGCCGGTGGCCTCGCCACCGACTCGTGGCTGCTGGTCGCGGCCCGTGTGGTCCAGGGGCTCGGCGGCGCGTTCCTCGCACCCGCCACCCTCTCCCTGGTCACGACCCTCTTCGCCGAGGGCACCGAGCGCAACCGGGCCCTCGCGGTCTGGGGCGGCGCCGGCGGCTTCGGCATGGTGCTCGGCGCCATCCTCGGCGGCATCCTGACCGACGCCCTCGGCTGGCAGGCCGTCATGTGGGTCAACGTGCTGTGCGCCGGCGCGGCCATGGCCTACGGCCTCACCGCCCTGCCCACCACCGCGAAGGCCAACGCCACCGGCTTCGACCTCCCCGGCGCCGTCACCGGCACCGTGGCCTCCACGCTGCTGGTGTTCACCCTGGTCAACGGCCCCGAGGCGGGCTGGGGTTCGGCCACCACCGTCGGCAGCCTGATCGCCGCGGTGGTCATGTTCGCCATCTTCCTCACCATCGAGTCCAAGACCCGCGCCCCGATGATGCCGCTGCGGCTCTTCTCCAACCGCAACGTGTCCGTCGGCACCACGATCACCTTCCTCTTCATGGCGACCTTCGGTGCCTACGCCTACTTCCTCACCCAGTACTGGCAGGTCGTCCAGGGCTACAGCGCCTGGGCCACCGGCTTCGCCTTCCTGCTCCCCTCCGGCTGCGTCCTGATCGGAACCGTGGCCGCCGGGAAGCTGATGAACTCCTACGGCGCCCGCAAGACCCTGCTGATCGCCCTCACGGTCGGCCTCGTGGGTACCGTCGCCCTCGCCCTGACGCTGACCCAGGACAGCTCGTACGCGGTCATCGCCGCACCGCTGGTCGTCCTCTCCCTCGGCCAGGGCGTCATCTTCACCGCCATGTTCGCCGCCTCCACCACCGGCGTCGCGAACGAGGACCAGGGCATCGGCTCGGGCATCGCCACCACCGGCCAGCAGATCGGCGGCGCCGTCGGCCTCGCGGTCCTCATCGCCATCGCGGCCTCCGCCGCGGGCGGCGACGGGGCCACCGACCCGGCGAAGCTCACCGACGGGATCCTCACCGCGACCTGGGCCACCGCCGCGGGCATCGCGCTGACCTTCCTGGCCACGCTCGCCCTCAAGAAGCCCTCCGCCACCCAGGTGGCCGAGGCAGCAGCCGCACCGGCCGAACCGGCCGCCGCGGCCGACCCGATCACGGTGACGGCCCCCGTCACCGAGCGCGTCTGA
- a CDS encoding acyl carrier protein: MLNEQNIQQIIEREIQSVVLSSEEEEVSLDDELLKSGVNSLMLAQLLIQLETELGVDPFAADLSITEIRTLRELVGAYEAALERAASAGATAGA; encoded by the coding sequence ATGCTGAACGAGCAGAACATCCAGCAGATCATCGAGCGCGAGATCCAGTCCGTGGTCCTCAGCTCGGAGGAGGAAGAGGTATCGCTGGACGACGAGCTGCTCAAGTCCGGGGTGAACTCGCTGATGCTCGCCCAGCTGCTGATCCAGCTGGAGACCGAGCTGGGCGTCGACCCGTTCGCCGCGGACCTGTCCATCACGGAGATACGGACGCTGCGCGAGCTGGTCGGCGCGTACGAGGCGGCCCTTGAGCGTGCGGCCTCGGCCGGTGCGACGGCGGGTGCGTGA
- a CDS encoding class I adenylate-forming enzyme family protein: MTSWFFDRMRSFGEADAIVFNGVSYSYAQLARLTGEWERFLDRGGVHAGQVVALEGVSSVEACAGLLALIERGAIIVPMTPLPPAKRAEFHEVAEVETVISIDSQQWRRSIEITGRNSEHELYDQLRTDGVPGLVLFSSGTTGRSKASVLDFSKVLSKYGPPTRPRRTLGFLNLDHIGGINTLLHTLSQGGALVTIDERTPDKVCAAIESNAIQILPTTPTFLNMLLISRAYERHDLSSLQLVSYGTEPMPEGTLTRLGQALPQTRLKQTYGLSELGIMPTKSRDDGSLWVKLGGEGFSYRIEDGILWIRSDMAMLGYLNAPAPFDDDGFFNTQDAVETDGDYVRILGRKSELINVAGEKVYPSEVENVLLELEYVADAVVSGRPSHVTGQVVKAVVRLTAPVDDERATARRIREYCAQRLEAFKVPVVVEVTTADTHSDRFKKIRSAV; the protein is encoded by the coding sequence ATGACGTCATGGTTCTTCGACCGGATGCGGAGCTTCGGTGAGGCCGATGCCATCGTCTTCAACGGTGTGAGTTACAGCTACGCGCAGCTGGCCAGGCTGACCGGCGAGTGGGAGAGATTCCTCGACCGGGGCGGCGTCCACGCCGGCCAGGTCGTCGCCCTCGAAGGAGTCAGCAGCGTCGAGGCCTGTGCGGGCCTGCTCGCCCTGATCGAGCGCGGCGCGATCATCGTCCCGATGACCCCGCTGCCGCCCGCCAAGCGCGCCGAGTTCCACGAGGTCGCCGAGGTGGAGACGGTCATCTCGATCGACTCCCAGCAGTGGCGCCGCAGCATCGAGATCACCGGGCGCAACTCCGAGCACGAGCTGTACGACCAGCTCCGCACGGACGGGGTCCCCGGACTGGTCCTCTTCAGCTCCGGCACCACCGGCCGCAGCAAGGCCAGCGTCCTCGACTTCTCCAAGGTCCTGTCCAAGTACGGCCCCCCGACCCGCCCCCGGCGGACCCTCGGTTTCCTCAACCTGGACCACATCGGCGGCATCAACACCCTCCTGCACACCCTCAGTCAGGGCGGCGCGCTCGTCACCATCGACGAGCGGACCCCCGACAAGGTCTGCGCGGCCATCGAATCCAATGCCATCCAGATCCTGCCGACCACCCCGACCTTCCTCAACATGCTGCTGATCTCCCGGGCGTACGAGCGGCACGACCTCTCCTCGCTCCAGCTGGTCAGCTACGGCACCGAGCCGATGCCGGAAGGCACCCTGACCCGGCTCGGCCAGGCCCTGCCGCAGACCCGGCTCAAGCAGACCTACGGCCTGTCCGAGCTGGGCATCATGCCCACCAAGTCCCGCGACGACGGCAGCCTGTGGGTCAAGCTCGGCGGCGAGGGGTTCTCGTACCGCATCGAGGACGGGATCCTGTGGATCCGCTCCGACATGGCGATGCTCGGCTACCTCAACGCGCCGGCGCCCTTCGACGACGACGGCTTCTTCAACACCCAGGACGCGGTGGAGACGGACGGCGACTACGTCCGGATCCTGGGCCGCAAGTCCGAACTCATCAACGTCGCGGGGGAGAAGGTCTACCCCAGCGAGGTCGAGAACGTGCTGCTGGAGCTGGAGTACGTCGCCGACGCCGTCGTCTCCGGCCGCCCCAGCCACGTCACCGGCCAGGTCGTCAAGGCCGTCGTCCGGCTCACCGCGCCGGTCGACGACGAGCGGGCGACCGCCCGGCGCATCCGCGAGTACTGCGCGCAGCGCCTGGAGGCCTTCAAGGTGCCGGTGGTGGTCGAGGTGACCACGGCGGACACGCACTCCGACCGGTTCAAGAAGATCCGGAGCGCCGTGTGA